The following coding sequences are from one Thermoplasmata archaeon window:
- the solA gene encoding N-methyl-L-tryptophan oxidase: MGYRPREYDHIVVGAGALGTSTAYHLSGHAGRTLVLERFYENHAFGSSHGRTRILRTAYAEGTAYVPLVLRARRLWMRLGRDTEQEIFRPTGVLLAAPSNSAALARARASARRYGLSSESFDPEGARERFPAFQFVRGDAALWDPAGGVLFPERAIRAYRRLAHDRGVAFRWNSPVTRWRRASGGRILVSTKTREYLAHSLVLTAGAWLPTLVPSLHLPLEVEQQTVYWFRAWDQRGASFRAMPAFVWYSPEGGYYYGTPNVGDGVKIGGNVGQRVRDLDRRPPPSLRELRSVQRFLRSRLPGLAPEPRRGARCLYTNTPDKNFIVDFHPGGSNVVIVSACSGHGFKFASAMGELIANGVRRGSLPRLLAPFGLPTVRRD; the protein is encoded by the coding sequence GTGGGGTACCGACCGAGGGAGTACGACCACATCGTGGTAGGCGCCGGAGCGCTGGGAACTTCCACGGCCTACCATCTCTCCGGCCATGCCGGACGAACGCTCGTTCTAGAGCGATTCTACGAGAATCACGCATTTGGATCGTCACACGGTAGGACCCGGATCCTCCGTACGGCCTATGCCGAAGGGACCGCCTACGTGCCGCTCGTTCTCCGAGCCCGCCGTCTCTGGATGCGTCTCGGCCGAGATACGGAGCAGGAGATCTTCCGCCCGACCGGTGTTCTCCTCGCGGCCCCTTCGAACTCGGCCGCTCTAGCGCGGGCCCGGGCTAGCGCCCGCCGCTACGGTCTTTCCAGCGAGTCGTTCGACCCGGAAGGCGCCCGGGAGCGGTTTCCGGCCTTCCAATTTGTCCGGGGGGACGCGGCGCTCTGGGATCCCGCCGGAGGAGTCCTCTTTCCCGAGCGGGCGATCCGCGCGTATCGTCGGCTCGCCCATGACCGGGGAGTCGCATTCCGGTGGAACTCCCCGGTCACCCGGTGGAGGCGGGCCTCGGGCGGGCGGATCCTCGTGAGCACCAAGACTCGGGAGTACCTCGCCCACTCCCTGGTCTTGACGGCGGGCGCTTGGCTTCCAACGTTGGTTCCCTCCCTCCACCTACCGTTAGAGGTGGAACAGCAGACCGTGTACTGGTTCCGAGCCTGGGATCAACGGGGTGCATCGTTTCGCGCCATGCCCGCGTTCGTCTGGTACAGCCCCGAGGGCGGCTACTACTACGGGACACCGAACGTGGGGGACGGAGTGAAGATCGGGGGCAACGTGGGACAGCGAGTTCGGGATCTCGATCGTCGTCCGCCTCCCTCCTTGCGGGAGCTGCGTTCGGTCCAGAGATTCCTAAGGAGTCGGCTTCCGGGTCTCGCTCCGGAACCCAGACGGGGGGCCCGTTGCCTGTATACGAACACCCCCGACAAGAACTTCATCGTGGACTTCCACCCCGGCGGCTCGAACGTCGTCATCGTGAGTGCCTGCTCCGGCCACGGGTTCAAGTTCGCGAGTGCGATGGGCGAGCTCATCGCGAACGGCGTGAGGCGGGGCTCACTTCCGCGTTTGCTCGCTCCGTTCGGGTTGCCGACCGTCCGCCGGGATTGA
- a CDS encoding carboxymuconolactone decarboxylase family protein: MGHMREKLNEFQSLVATLQKEYPQEIEGFLTFMKKAEGGPALPAKQKEIISVALGVAAQCEWCIAFHVSAAVSLGATRGELMEAGFVAVVMHGGPALTYLTPLVDAVNEFAPVRPKG, from the coding sequence ATGGGGCACATGCGGGAGAAGCTGAACGAATTCCAGTCGCTGGTCGCAACGTTGCAAAAGGAGTACCCCCAGGAGATCGAGGGGTTCCTGACCTTCATGAAGAAGGCGGAAGGGGGTCCGGCGCTCCCCGCGAAGCAGAAGGAGATCATCAGCGTCGCCCTCGGCGTCGCCGCGCAATGTGAGTGGTGTATCGCCTTCCACGTCTCCGCTGCGGTCTCGCTCGGAGCGACCCGGGGGGAGCTCATGGAGGCCGGGTTCGTCGCAGTGGTCATGCATGGGGGACCTGCCCTCACGTATCTGACGCCCTTGGTCGACGCCGTCAACGAATTCGCTCCGGTACGTCCCAAGGGGTGA
- a CDS encoding VOC family protein translates to MRIEGISWAGDKTHSFEGQRRFVEQILGLSVAHEASDFVVFKLPNGDTFEIFGPRAPTPPEQFSRNEIVIGFRVDDIDQAREELSSAGIELLGPIQQDRPGGHAWQHFRAPDGKVYELCYDPPQG, encoded by the coding sequence ATGAGGATCGAGGGGATCTCTTGGGCGGGAGACAAGACACACTCCTTCGAGGGGCAGCGGCGATTCGTGGAGCAAATACTCGGTCTCTCGGTTGCCCACGAAGCCTCGGACTTTGTCGTGTTCAAGCTCCCGAACGGCGACACGTTCGAGATTTTCGGCCCTCGCGCCCCAACCCCACCGGAACAGTTCAGCCGAAACGAGATCGTAATCGGGTTTCGCGTGGACGATATCGACCAGGCGCGCGAAGAGCTCAGTTCGGCCGGTATCGAACTGCTAGGACCAATCCAGCAAGACCGCCCTGGTGGCCATGCCTGGCAACACTTCCGCGCGCCGGATGGGAAGGTCTACGAACTCTGTTACGACCCTCCACAGGGGTAG
- a CDS encoding U32 family peptidase produces the protein MELVLATNFDDALPEQVSELPVRTFFGGFPVSLTGAGRPPYILPEVDREGFRRHLQIIHRGGREFYATLNSNDLGLKEYRSGYLDAFLKEVAEFLDLGVDGFVIAIPALVEAVHRAHPEVPISVSSFARIRSVSQAEYFLRLGADTVILEEEDRNFPLIRGLARTGARIEILTNQTCIRECPFRAHHLNTSSLCSQPGEDRIWFEFPILQCGLEVVRDPTKLISSIWVRPEDLAFYEEAGVHRFKISGRNRSTEWLATTARAYTNRTYHGNLLDLLSSVQIKGPSRALATLSQRGVAPDVVEPLREAFAAFEDVTIDNDAFPPGFLRRIAATGCEQRSCEECGYCATVAEKVVRIGGRPPSQYHPPSEVPSPVQLLPAFGRSPESGPLPELRGANLRGSSAPEASARPS, from the coding sequence ATGGAGCTCGTACTGGCAACCAATTTCGACGACGCCCTTCCGGAACAGGTCTCGGAGTTGCCCGTCCGGACGTTCTTCGGCGGCTTTCCCGTCTCTCTGACGGGAGCGGGGCGCCCCCCGTACATCCTTCCCGAGGTCGATCGAGAAGGGTTCCGCCGCCACCTCCAGATCATCCATCGCGGAGGGCGCGAGTTCTACGCGACCCTGAACAGCAACGATCTCGGGCTGAAGGAGTACCGATCGGGCTACCTCGATGCCTTCCTGAAGGAGGTCGCCGAGTTCCTCGACTTGGGGGTCGACGGATTCGTGATCGCCATCCCTGCGCTCGTCGAGGCGGTCCATCGCGCCCACCCCGAGGTTCCCATTTCCGTCTCCTCCTTCGCCCGCATTCGGTCGGTGAGCCAGGCCGAGTACTTCCTACGGCTCGGCGCGGACACCGTAATCCTTGAGGAGGAGGATCGAAACTTCCCCCTCATCCGCGGACTCGCCCGGACGGGTGCCCGCATCGAGATCCTTACGAACCAGACCTGCATTCGAGAGTGCCCGTTCCGGGCCCACCATCTGAACACGAGCTCGCTGTGCTCGCAGCCGGGGGAGGATCGCATCTGGTTCGAGTTCCCGATCCTCCAATGCGGCCTCGAGGTGGTCCGCGACCCCACGAAACTCATCTCTTCGATCTGGGTGCGCCCCGAGGATCTCGCGTTCTACGAGGAAGCCGGTGTCCATCGCTTCAAGATCTCCGGGCGGAATCGGTCGACCGAGTGGCTCGCGACCACGGCTCGAGCCTACACCAATCGAACGTACCACGGGAACCTCCTCGATCTCCTGAGCTCCGTCCAGATCAAGGGACCGTCCCGGGCCCTCGCGACACTCTCCCAACGCGGAGTGGCTCCGGACGTAGTCGAGCCACTGCGCGAAGCGTTCGCCGCGTTCGAAGATGTGACCATCGACAACGACGCCTTCCCCCCCGGCTTCCTCCGACGGATCGCAGCAACCGGGTGCGAACAGCGGTCGTGCGAGGAGTGCGGTTACTGTGCAACGGTGGCAGAGAAGGTCGTTCGGATCGGCGGACGACCTCCCTCGCAATATCACCCACCGAGCGAAGTTCCATCTCCCGTCCAACTCCTCCCGGCCTTCGGGAGATCTCCGGAGAGCGGGCCTCTACCCGAGCTGCGTGGGGCGAACCTCCGCGGATCTAGCGCACCGGAAGCATCGGCCCGCCCATCCTAG
- a CDS encoding chorismate mutase encodes MSAYPRTGAAEVASTVAVCYSIVTPNDRDLDSLDRIRQQIERMDRSIVMMLAARLATAQRALRLRAGHDRSITDRKQERRVLARSRMWAQDLGVPPALVEDLFRSLVEEGKARFQSATVVPEPPVVTVLLVDPALAPHDLERPPEVQLVAVPESR; translated from the coding sequence ATGTCAGCGTACCCCCGCACCGGTGCGGCAGAAGTGGCATCCACAGTCGCCGTTTGCTACTCTATCGTGACTCCGAACGACCGCGACCTCGATTCCTTAGATCGCATTCGTCAGCAGATCGAACGCATGGACCGTTCGATCGTCATGATGCTCGCCGCTCGTCTCGCCACCGCCCAGCGGGCACTTCGACTGCGGGCCGGACACGATCGGAGTATCACGGACCGCAAGCAGGAGCGCCGGGTCCTCGCCCGGAGCCGGATGTGGGCCCAGGATCTGGGTGTGCCGCCGGCGCTTGTCGAGGACCTGTTCCGCTCGCTCGTCGAGGAGGGAAAGGCGCGCTTCCAGTCGGCCACCGTCGTTCCGGAACCTCCTGTGGTCACGGTTCTCTTGGTCGATCCGGCGCTGGCGCCGCACGACTTAGAGAGGCCGCCGGAAGTGCAGCTCGTCGCCGTACCGGAGTCCCGCTAG
- a CDS encoding helix-turn-helix domain-containing protein: MTDQTPRRLLRWLDIDVEPERMDHLLHALRRRLPLRHLALARLGPRRVLVRVSEPAPAACTATYRAGGLCVSCPLQAREEGAPWRVVLPRGARTKAFLRDLPRGSAPSPAIVRLRPYRSKTTLTLRQDRALRIAYDLGYFAYPRRGSLGDVARMLGTSRSTTLELLRRATAKLAGLRYGDELHFRRPL; this comes from the coding sequence TTGACCGACCAGACTCCACGACGCCTGCTTCGCTGGCTCGATATTGACGTCGAGCCGGAGCGGATGGACCATCTCCTTCACGCGCTCCGCCGTCGGCTGCCCCTCCGGCACCTCGCACTCGCTCGGCTCGGACCGAGGCGCGTTCTGGTACGGGTGAGCGAGCCGGCACCGGCGGCGTGTACGGCGACGTATCGGGCCGGAGGCCTCTGCGTGAGCTGCCCTCTCCAGGCCCGGGAGGAGGGTGCTCCGTGGCGGGTGGTTCTCCCTCGAGGAGCGCGGACCAAAGCCTTCCTCCGGGACCTTCCTCGGGGAAGCGCCCCGTCGCCGGCGATCGTGCGGTTGCGGCCGTACCGATCCAAGACCACCCTCACGCTGCGGCAGGATCGCGCGCTACGGATCGCCTACGACCTAGGATACTTTGCCTACCCACGACGGGGTTCGCTCGGAGACGTGGCCCGCATGCTGGGGACCAGCCGCTCCACGACGCTGGAGCTTCTCCGCCGGGCCACCGCTAAGCTAGCGGGACTCCGGTACGGCGACGAGCTGCACTTCCGGCGGCCTCTCTAA
- a CDS encoding transposase translates to MAIDLHDRPYYGGPIDRRRPQYVKTKEERGTHRAYRYATLSVLLPDFRFIASVRYVDHNGGMLGVVQAALYDFEQAGGEVRRVLLDRGFYTFQVLSWLKAKGLTAIVPLRLGSRQRKKWERGNKAYVTEHALRDPKGEAAPLPLTIHVVVRYQRGRKWGKHGCQYLIFAVLGDVPLAGTDTIYRRRFGIETSYRMIGQALARTSSRRPALRLLHMGVAALLHNEWVILKLLWTSEGRQGPKGFVVVEELLRFEDLLNHLARAIGYRLGETREVVRRRRLPHRLRALQEGPP, encoded by the coding sequence GTGGCGATCGACTTGCACGATCGCCCGTACTACGGGGGACCCATCGACCGCCGTCGGCCCCAGTACGTGAAGACGAAGGAGGAGCGCGGAACCCATCGTGCCTATCGCTACGCCACCCTCTCCGTGCTTCTCCCGGACTTCCGTTTCATCGCCTCCGTTCGCTACGTGGACCACAACGGCGGCATGCTCGGAGTCGTCCAGGCCGCCCTCTACGACTTCGAGCAGGCCGGAGGAGAGGTCCGTCGGGTCCTGCTCGACCGCGGCTTCTACACCTTTCAGGTCCTCTCCTGGCTGAAGGCCAAAGGCCTCACGGCCATCGTTCCCTTGCGCCTCGGCTCCCGGCAGCGGAAGAAGTGGGAGAGGGGCAACAAGGCCTACGTCACCGAGCACGCTCTGCGTGATCCCAAGGGGGAGGCGGCGCCGCTCCCCCTCACGATCCACGTGGTCGTCCGTTACCAGCGAGGTCGGAAGTGGGGCAAGCACGGCTGTCAGTATCTCATCTTCGCAGTGTTGGGCGATGTTCCCCTCGCCGGTACCGATACGATCTACCGACGAAGGTTCGGGATTGAGACCTCGTACCGGATGATCGGTCAGGCGCTGGCGCGGACCAGTAGCCGCCGCCCCGCGCTCCGCCTCCTGCACATGGGCGTAGCGGCGTTGCTCCACAACGAATGGGTGATCCTCAAGCTACTCTGGACGAGCGAGGGCCGTCAAGGACCCAAGGGGTTCGTGGTCGTCGAGGAGTTGTTACGGTTCGAGGATCTGCTCAACCACCTGGCTCGGGCCATCGGCTACCGGCTGGGCGAGACACGCGAGGTGGTCCGACGAAGACGGCTGCCTCACCGCTTGAGAGCCCTGCAGGAGGGCCCCCCGTGA
- a CDS encoding GNAT family N-acetyltransferase, translated as MIDRGSVLALYDAEMRRDPIPEPGTQVERVGTIVRVVGTDNYVLFSDLTEAGARAVVTSQANFFRDAGVKVEWKVFGHDLPKNLTDILGEEGFVPDEPETLVAFDLRNESLGTPSISGLEIRQVVDATQLRDALRASEAAFGPDTHGFLDRYRDRLTDPTMALFVAYVDGSPAATGRLEMPPGKSFAGLWGGGTSPRFRHRGIYRSLVAARAALARRRAYSFLTVDAGTMSLPILEGLGFVPLTTTRGWVLRPPQPPLP; from the coding sequence ATGATCGACCGAGGAAGTGTCCTCGCCCTCTACGACGCCGAGATGCGCCGGGACCCGATCCCCGAGCCGGGGACGCAGGTGGAACGAGTCGGCACGATCGTGCGGGTCGTGGGCACGGACAACTATGTGCTGTTCTCAGACCTTACGGAGGCCGGTGCACGCGCGGTGGTGACCTCCCAGGCCAACTTCTTCCGGGACGCGGGAGTGAAGGTGGAATGGAAGGTCTTCGGGCACGACCTGCCGAAGAACCTCACGGACATCCTCGGTGAGGAGGGGTTCGTTCCGGACGAACCGGAGACGCTCGTCGCTTTCGATCTCCGCAACGAATCGCTCGGCACCCCATCGATATCGGGCCTAGAGATACGCCAGGTCGTCGATGCGACCCAGCTACGCGATGCCCTCCGGGCGAGCGAGGCGGCCTTTGGACCGGATACTCACGGATTCCTGGACCGATACCGAGATCGTCTCACTGATCCAACGATGGCCCTGTTCGTGGCGTACGTCGACGGATCCCCGGCCGCGACGGGGCGGCTCGAAATGCCGCCCGGCAAGTCCTTCGCCGGACTTTGGGGAGGCGGCACCTCGCCCCGATTTCGTCACCGCGGGATCTACCGAAGCCTCGTCGCGGCCCGAGCGGCCCTCGCCCGGCGGCGCGCTTACTCCTTCCTCACGGTAGACGCCGGGACGATGAGTCTCCCGATCCTAGAGGGGCTTGGATTCGTTCCATTGACCACGACTCGAGGGTGGGTCCTTCGTCCGCCGCAGCCTCCTCTCCCCTGA
- a CDS encoding GMC family oxidoreductase produces MGAPDTLRALVDTFLPARSADPRGPPYPAASAVGLDQEIAEIVTGLSRGEQRDFARLLSTLDSPLANLLLTGRPVRLARLDSSARERYLRGWATSRLAAKRKGFYAIKRLAAGQYYSGPLAGGPNPLWSRIHYDLPNAPSVLSDPLDGLSPVRPDHDVESEVDVCIIGSGAGGGVIADRLVRAGYTTAVLEAGGWFAHRSYPRVERDARNQLFAGRGLLTTQNGAIGILAGETVGGGTAINWMTCLPPRSEARTEWARDGAMEGIDGPDFDHQLQMVADRIHVSTMESDVNANNDSLRRGCVALGLRQGTDWDVIPRNAVGCESRCGFCAFGCPYAARQSGPVTFLLDALRGGTRLYSSTRADYVEVEQGRATGVRATFRDGKVTRQVHLHARAVVVAAGALQTPALLLRSGIRHAGVGAGLRLDPTTAVAGEFPTPVRTWVGPPQTIGVYRFQTSDVGAHGPWIEVAPAHPGLSAIALPWAGAEDFRRLMERSEYVATPIVLVRDVGEGRVTIDSEGRPRFDYVLTRRDRQNLVRGVVETARILRAGGATRLLSLQTPYAEVGDGSGPLSEGELDRFIAQVERVGIRDNATALFSAHPIGSARAGRDPRTSAARPSGEVHGVEGLWIGDGSLLPSAPGANPMMSILAVAQRTADQLLVKLGAS; encoded by the coding sequence ATGGGGGCTCCGGATACTCTCCGCGCTCTGGTCGATACGTTCCTGCCGGCACGCTCCGCGGACCCACGAGGCCCTCCGTATCCCGCGGCGTCGGCGGTCGGACTGGACCAAGAGATCGCCGAGATCGTTACCGGCCTCTCCCGGGGAGAACAGAGAGATTTTGCGAGATTGCTGTCGACACTGGATTCTCCCCTTGCGAACCTGTTGCTCACGGGCCGCCCCGTGCGGCTAGCTCGCCTCGATAGCTCCGCTCGCGAACGCTACCTCCGGGGTTGGGCGACCAGTCGGCTTGCGGCGAAGCGAAAGGGATTCTATGCGATCAAGCGACTCGCCGCCGGACAGTACTATTCCGGGCCCCTCGCTGGCGGGCCCAATCCACTCTGGAGTCGGATCCACTACGACCTACCGAATGCCCCGTCCGTCCTTTCGGATCCCCTCGACGGCCTCTCACCGGTGCGCCCGGACCACGATGTCGAGTCGGAGGTCGATGTCTGCATCATCGGCAGCGGAGCCGGAGGCGGTGTGATCGCGGACCGGCTCGTTCGGGCGGGCTACACCACCGCCGTTCTCGAAGCCGGTGGCTGGTTCGCCCACCGATCGTACCCTCGTGTCGAACGGGATGCACGGAACCAGCTCTTTGCGGGCCGAGGGCTGCTCACGACTCAGAACGGTGCGATCGGCATCCTCGCGGGAGAGACCGTGGGCGGAGGGACCGCGATCAACTGGATGACGTGCCTCCCACCTCGTTCCGAAGCCCGCACGGAGTGGGCCCGAGACGGAGCGATGGAAGGAATCGACGGTCCCGATTTCGATCACCAGCTCCAGATGGTGGCCGATCGAATTCACGTGTCCACGATGGAGAGCGACGTCAACGCCAACAACGATTCCCTTCGTCGAGGGTGCGTCGCGCTGGGCCTCCGCCAGGGGACCGACTGGGACGTGATCCCGCGCAACGCCGTAGGCTGCGAATCGCGCTGTGGCTTCTGCGCCTTTGGTTGTCCGTACGCCGCCCGGCAATCCGGGCCGGTCACGTTCCTTCTGGACGCGCTCCGCGGGGGCACTCGACTGTATTCGTCCACACGGGCGGACTACGTGGAGGTGGAGCAAGGCCGAGCGACCGGGGTCCGAGCGACCTTCCGCGACGGGAAGGTCACTCGCCAAGTACACCTCCACGCCCGCGCCGTGGTCGTAGCGGCCGGAGCGCTGCAGACCCCCGCGTTGCTCCTGCGCTCGGGCATCCGCCACGCCGGCGTGGGAGCGGGGCTCCGGCTCGATCCCACCACGGCCGTGGCCGGAGAGTTCCCCACGCCGGTGCGGACCTGGGTCGGTCCTCCCCAGACGATCGGAGTCTATCGGTTCCAGACGAGCGACGTGGGCGCCCACGGACCCTGGATCGAGGTCGCGCCTGCGCATCCGGGTCTTTCGGCGATCGCCCTCCCGTGGGCGGGAGCCGAAGACTTCCGCCGCCTCATGGAGCGGAGCGAGTACGTTGCCACCCCCATCGTGCTGGTTCGCGACGTGGGCGAAGGTCGTGTCACCATCGACTCGGAAGGGCGACCCCGGTTTGACTACGTTCTCACTCGACGGGATCGACAGAACCTTGTGAGGGGCGTGGTCGAGACCGCCCGGATCCTTCGTGCCGGCGGTGCGACTCGGCTGCTCTCCCTCCAGACCCCCTATGCCGAGGTCGGCGATGGGAGCGGACCTCTCTCGGAAGGAGAGCTGGATCGTTTCATCGCTCAGGTCGAACGGGTCGGCATTCGGGACAATGCGACCGCGCTGTTCTCGGCCCACCCTATCGGAAGCGCACGCGCCGGACGCGATCCCCGCACGTCCGCCGCGAGACCATCGGGGGAGGTCCACGGTGTCGAAGGGCTCTGGATCGGCGATGGGAGCCTCCTGCCATCGGCCCCGGGAGCCAACCCGATGATGTCGATCCTTGCCGTCGCCCAGCGGACCGCCGACCAACTATTGGTTAAGCTCGGTGCGAGTTGA
- a CDS encoding zinc-dependent alcohol dehydrogenase family protein yields the protein MRAMVLDAVGSPLRLDGRKDEPRPGPRQLLIRVRACGVCRTDLHIVNGELRHPKLPLIPGHEIVGTVAAIGAEPSRYRIGDRVGVPWLAWTCDECAFCRSGRENLCDRAKFTGYDLDGGYAEFVTADARSALPIPPGLGDVEAAPLLCAGLIGYRALRLAGNGERVGFYGFGASAHIAIQVARHRHQKVYAFTRPGDDRGQEFARGLGAVWAGGSDRRPPEPLDAALIFAPVGALVPVALAAIAKGGTVVCAGIHMSDIPSFPYETLWGERVLRSVANLTRKDGEEFFAVAAEAGVRTVTKAYPLESANAALDDLREGRLEGAAVLVP from the coding sequence GTGCGCGCAATGGTCCTCGATGCCGTCGGTTCACCTCTTCGTTTAGATGGGCGAAAGGATGAGCCCCGGCCTGGGCCCCGCCAACTTCTGATCCGGGTCCGCGCATGTGGGGTGTGCCGCACGGACCTCCACATCGTCAACGGCGAGCTCAGGCATCCCAAGCTCCCTCTCATTCCGGGACACGAGATCGTAGGAACCGTCGCCGCCATTGGAGCCGAGCCCTCGCGGTACCGTATCGGAGATCGCGTGGGCGTGCCGTGGCTCGCATGGACCTGCGACGAATGCGCCTTCTGCCGTTCCGGGCGCGAGAACCTTTGCGACCGGGCGAAGTTCACGGGCTACGACCTGGACGGAGGATACGCAGAGTTTGTTACGGCAGACGCACGCTCGGCCCTCCCCATCCCGCCCGGATTGGGGGACGTGGAGGCCGCTCCTCTCCTCTGCGCGGGTTTGATCGGGTACCGCGCCCTACGACTCGCCGGGAACGGCGAGCGTGTGGGTTTCTACGGCTTTGGGGCTTCGGCCCACATCGCGATCCAAGTGGCTCGACATCGACACCAAAAGGTGTACGCCTTCACTCGCCCCGGCGATGACCGGGGTCAGGAGTTCGCGAGAGGTCTTGGGGCGGTCTGGGCCGGGGGCTCCGATCGGCGCCCTCCCGAACCCCTCGACGCGGCGCTCATCTTCGCTCCGGTGGGTGCCCTCGTACCGGTGGCCCTCGCTGCGATCGCAAAAGGAGGCACGGTCGTATGCGCCGGAATCCACATGAGCGACATCCCCAGCTTCCCGTACGAGACCCTCTGGGGAGAGCGGGTCCTTCGATCGGTCGCCAACCTTACCCGGAAGGATGGCGAGGAGTTCTTCGCCGTCGCGGCGGAGGCCGGCGTTCGCACAGTGACCAAGGCCTACCCACTCGAATCCGCGAACGCTGCGTTGGACGATCTGAGGGAGGGCCGTCTCGAAGGTGCCGCAGTGCTCGTCCCCTGA
- a CDS encoding ABC transporter permease — MEAPNLTRLIYRNIKVNTDPGSLTILIGLPAMYLVFFGFGFASLESSASGGSSYLSFLTPGLMGFQAVMAGTVGGGMLWADRRWGMLAQLLVGPFTRLQYLLGIMLTSVAFGLAGALVMLGIADLLLGALPVSLLGLGVMLVVIAVGSIFFGSLMLIIAAKIKSNTTYNSIQILVLFLVNFASTVFYPYSSALPAAIRVLFAINPLTYIADAVRAGYFGTYTTTVGYEVLVLCAETVAVLFLAVRAYMRSDVSTE, encoded by the coding sequence TTGGAAGCGCCTAACCTCACCCGCCTCATCTACCGGAACATCAAGGTCAACACCGATCCGGGAAGCCTCACGATCCTCATCGGGCTCCCCGCGATGTACCTCGTCTTCTTCGGATTCGGGTTCGCGTCCCTCGAATCTTCGGCGAGCGGAGGGTCCAGCTATCTTTCCTTCTTGACGCCGGGACTGATGGGGTTCCAGGCCGTGATGGCCGGGACGGTAGGGGGCGGCATGCTCTGGGCCGATCGCCGGTGGGGCATGCTGGCCCAACTCCTCGTCGGCCCGTTCACGCGTCTCCAATACCTCCTGGGCATCATGCTCACGTCCGTGGCCTTTGGGCTCGCTGGAGCGCTCGTGATGCTCGGCATCGCGGACCTCCTCCTGGGGGCGCTGCCGGTCTCGCTCCTCGGCCTGGGGGTTATGCTGGTGGTCATCGCCGTGGGTTCGATCTTCTTCGGTTCGCTCATGCTTATCATCGCCGCGAAGATCAAGTCCAACACCACGTACAACAGCATCCAGATCCTGGTGCTGTTCCTGGTGAACTTCGCGAGCACCGTGTTCTATCCGTACAGCTCCGCGTTGCCGGCCGCGATCCGGGTCCTGTTCGCGATCAATCCACTCACGTACATCGCCGATGCGGTACGTGCGGGCTACTTCGGAACCTACACGACGACCGTAGGGTACGAGGTCCTGGTGCTGTGCGCGGAGACGGTAGCCGTTCTCTTCCTCGCCGTCCGGGCGTACATGCGCTCGGATGTCTCGACCGAGTGA